CGGTCTTGGCACCATCGACGGCCGGGGCCGGACCCTTGGCGGAAGCGTCCAGCGCCACCGTCTGCGATCCCCCACCGCTGGTGTCACCGTCACTGCTTCCACCACCCTTGTTGCTTCCGCCGCCACATGCGGCGAGCGACAACGAACCAGCGGCGGCGAGCGCCACGATCTTCGTCCAACGCATTGAGTTGCTCCTCATAGGTAAGAACCGGGAACTTCCGGCACGGGCGCGCGGGTTGTCCGCGGCACGCTGTCCACCACCATCTATTGCTGAGGCGCGCCTGTCCATGCCCCTTGACCCAACTGTTATCGGTGTTAACCGAACCGTTACAGAGGGGGTGGATGCGGCGACTTTCCGGTAAACGTCCAGTTATACCGAAGATTCGTCGTCGGGTGGGGTTTCGCCGTGGATGCGGCGGCGGTTGTTTCTCCACCGTGGTCCGAGGGTGTTTTCCCAGCCTCGATCGGTCGGCTGGTAGTAGTCCGCGTCCGCCACGAGATCGTCCGGCAGGTATTGCTGGGCGCCGACGCCGCCGGGTTCGTCGTGGCTGTAGCGGTAACCGTCACCGTGCCCCAACCGCTCGGCTCCGGCGTACCCACTACCCCGTAGGTGTGGGGGCACCGCACCCCCGCGACCGGCGCGGACGTCCGCGATGGCCGCGTTGATCCCGGCGTACGCCGCGTTCGACTTGGGTGCCAGCGCGTTGTGCACGACGGCCTGGGCCAGGATGATCCGCGCCTCGGGCATCCCGATCTGGGCGACGGCGTGCATCGCGGCCACCGCGGTCTGCAATGCCGTCGGGTCGGCCATCCCGACGTCCTCACTGGCGGCGATCACGATCCGGCGGGCGATGAATCGCGGATCCTCCCCTGCTTCGAGCATCCGCGCCAGGTAGTGCAGCGCGGCATCGACATCGCTGCCGCGCATCGACTTGATCAGCGCGCTGGCCACGTCGTAGTGCTGGTCACCGGCCCGGTCATAGCGGACCATCGCCTGCTGCATCGCCTGTTCGACATGAGCGGCCGTGATCTGCGGCTCTCCCGCCGCGGCGCCCGCAGCCGCCTCCAACGCGGTCAGCGCACGACGGGCGTCGCCGCCGGCCATCCGCACCAGGTGCGCTTGGGCGTCGTCGGCCAGGGTGAACTCGCCGGCGAGCCCGCGTTCGTCGGTGAGGGCGTCCTGCAGAACCGAGGCGATGTCCTCATCCGACAACGGCTGCACCGTCACCAGGATCGACCGCGACAGCAGCGGAGCGATCACACTGAACGAAGGATTCTCGGTGGTCGCCGCGACCAGGATGATCAGCCGGTTCTCCACCGCGGGGAGCAAGGCGTCCTGCTGGGCCTTGCTGAAGCGGTGGATCTCATCGAGGAAGAGCACCGTGGCCCGGCCGTAGAGCGCACGATCCTGTTTGGCGGCGTCGATCACGGCCCGGACGTCCTTGACGCCGGCGTTGATCGCGGACAACTCCACGAACTTGCGGTCCGCGGCGAGCGCCACCAGGTGGGCCAGTGTCGTCTTCCCGGTGCCAGGTGGCCCCCACAGGATCGCCGACATCGGACCGGCGGCTCCGCTGGCGCCCTCGATCAGTCGGCGCAACGGACTGCCCGGACGCAGGCTGGCTTCCTGGCCCCGGACCTGCTCGATGCTGCGCGGCCGCATCCGCACCGCCAACGGCGCCGCGAGGTCGAGGCCGTCGTCGGACGTCGCGGCAGCAAAGAGGTCGTCGCCGGATCCGCTCACCACACCTGACACGCTAACGATCGTGGGTGACATTCGATCCGTCGCGTCGGTGCAGGAGTTGCTGGACCTCGCCGACGATCCGTTCCTGCGTTACGACATCGGGCCGGACTCGACCACCGCCCTGCCCGCGTGGTCGTGCGGAATGGCGAGCGCCTACCTGCGTCAACCGCCGCACCGTCGCGCCTTGTCGATGAATCTCCAGGGACCGGCGGTGGATGCCGGCCCGCTGATCGAGGCGCTGCCGGATCTGCTGGCGCGAGCCGTGGCCGCGCATCCCGGGCTCGCGGGCCTCACGCTCGACGCGCACCTGGTGGAGGCGACGCGCTCAAGGCTTGGATCGGCGTACCCGATGCAGTTGATGGGGGCGTGGAGTTGGTTGTCGACGCATCACCTAGTTGCGATCGAAACGCCCTGGTATCCAGCGGAACTCGACGATCTACGCGACGCAGCGGAACTCATCGAGTTCTATCGGCGGGCCAATCCCGCCGCCGAGTCCGAGCCGGGTGAAGGCGCCTCCCGGTACTGGCTGGGGATGCGCGATCACGGTCGGCTGGTGGGGGTCGGAGCCGTCCATCTGACGCCCGCCGGTGCGCCGCATCTGACGGGGATCGCGGTCGACCCCGCGGACCGGGGGCACGGACTCGGTCTGGCCGTCACCGCTGCGCTGACCAACTGGGCGATCCACCGGTACGGCGTGGCGACCCTTGGCGTGATGACCGCCAACCACCGAGCGGTGAGCCTCTACCGCGGCCTCGGCTACCGGGTGGCGCATCACTGGCAGTCGTTTCGCCTGCTGCCTGGGGCGCCTGTCGCGACGATGGCCGAACCGGCAGCCGTGGAGATCCTCAAAGACGCGTGAATCTAGGCTGGCCCGGTGACCAGCGAGTACGACGAGGCAACCACATTCGAGCTCACCGGAAACCGCGCGACCGCCCGCCTGTCCTCGGACTGGGGCATCGGCAACGCGGTCAACGGCGGCATCATCATGTCGCTCCTGGCGCAGGTCACCTCATCGGTCAGCCGGAGCGCGGGTGGTCATGGCGACGTCCTGGGGTTGAGTGCGGTGTTTCTGTCGCCGGGTGCGGATGGCGCTGCGGAGGTGAGCACTGACGTCCTGCGGAACGGTCGTTCGATGACGACTGCGCAGACCCTCCTGTCCCAGGAGGACGAACGGGTTCGCGCCTTCGTGACTCTCGGAGACATCGACCGGTACGCCGAGCCGATCACCCTCAACCCGCAACCTCCGGCGATGCCGGAGCCGGATGCGTGTGTGAGGTCCTCCGATGCGCCGCCGGACGCGCTGTCCCAGAGCGGCCTGCTGTCGCGGGTCGACATCCGCCTCGACCCCGCGTGCGTGGGTTGGGCGGTCGGCCAACCCAGCGGCAACGGGGAGTTGCGTGGCTGGATCCGGTTCGCCGACGGCCGGGAGCCGGACCTGCACTCCCTGCTGCTCTTCCTGGACGCATTTCCGCCGGTCACCTTCGATCTCGGCGCGAAGGGTTGGGTGCCGACGGTGCAGTTCAGCGGCTATCTGCACGCCCGCCCTGCGCCGGGCTGGCTACAGGTGCGGACCCGCACGACGACCGTCGCCGGCGGTTTGCACGAGGAAGACGCGCAAATCTGGGATTCCACCGGACGACTGGTGGCCCAGTCCCGTCAACTGGCCTCAGCGCGGTTCTAGCCGCACGCCGTACCTGGTCAGGATCCGCTGGAGACCCTCGGCCCCGTCGTCCGGATCATGACGTACGGCGTGCAGCCCCACCTCGCGCGCGGCCTGCACGTTCATCTCCAGGTCATCGATGAACAACAGATCTGAAGCCGGTAGCTCCAGATCCGCGGCGATCGCCTCGAAGAACTCCGGCTCCGGTTTGGCGACCCGCAGGTCACTGGAGAAGTAGAGGCGGTCGAAGTGATCGGCGTACCCCATCTGCTCCACCATGTGCCGGCGACGCTCGTCGTGCTGGTTACTAGCCAATGCGCACAGCGTGCCGGCGGCGCGCACGCGGTCCACCAGGGCAAACGCGGCAGGGTCGGCGTCGACGTGGGTCCATGAGTCGACGATGGCGGTGAAATGGTCGCTCAACTGCAGTGTCGCCAGTGCCCGCCGGATCCCGTCGGTGAACGGTTCGTCACCGCGCAGCGCCGGACCTTCGGCCTGCCAGAGCGCCTCGGGCAGATGGTCACCACCCAGCGCGCGCATCTTGGCAACCCAGTCGCCGCGGTGGTGCTGCAGGACACCGTCGGCGTCCCACAGCACCGCCGCGATCGATCCAGCGCTGGTGCTCACGCTTGCTTCGGCTCGGGTTTCGCGTCCACGCCGGCTTCCTTACGCTGCTGCGGCGTGATCGGCGCCGGCGCAGCGGTCAGCGGGTCGTAGCCACCACCGGACTTCGGGAAGGCGATGACCTCGCGGATCGAGTCGGTGCCGGCCAGCAACGCGCAGATCCGGTCCCAGCCGAACGCGATGCCACCGTGCGGCGGCGCACCGAACTGGAACGCCTCGAGCAGGAAGCCGAACTTCTCGTTCGCCTCCTCCTCCGACAGGCCCATCACCTTGAACACCCGCTCCTGAATGTCCTTGCGGTGGATACGGATTGAGCCGCCGCCGATCTCGTTGCCGTTGCACACCATGTCGTAGGCGTACGCGAGCGCCGAGCCGGGGTCGGTGTCGAAGGTGTCCAGGTATTCCTGCTTCGGCATCGTGAACGCGTGGTGCACTGCGGTCCACGCGCCGGCCCCGACCGCCACGTCACCGGAGGCGACTGCGTCCGCCGCGGGCTCGAAGAGCGGAGCGTCGAGCACCCACAGGAAGCTCCACGCGCCCTCGTCGATCAGCTCGCAGCGCTTACCGATCTCCAGTCGCGCTGCGCCGAGCAACGCCCGGGAGGACTTCACGTCACCGGCTGCGAAGAAGATGCAGTCGCCGGGCTTCGCCCCGACGTGCGCCGGCAACGCCGCCTTCTCCGCGTCGGACAGGTTCTTGGCCACCGGACCGGTCAGCTCGCCGTCCTCCTGGATGAGCACATACGCCAGACCCTTGGCCCCACGCTGCTTGGCCCAGTCCTGCCAGCCGTCCAACGTGCGCCGCGGCTGACTTGCGCCGCCGGGCATGACGACCGCACCGACGTACGGCGCCTGGAAGACCCGGAAGGTGGTGTCCTTGAACAGGTCGGTGCACTCGGTCAGCTCGTTGCCGAAGCGCAGGTCCGGCTTGTCCGAGCCGTATTTGGCCATCGCGTCGGCGTACGTCATCTGCGGGAACGGCGTCGGGATGTCCACGCCGATCACGGCCCACAGAGACTTGGCGATGGCCTCGCCGAGCTCGATGATGTCGGACTGCTCCACGAAGCTCATCTCGATGTCGAGCTGGGTGAACTCCGGCTGCCGGTCGGCGCGGAAGTCCTCGTCGCGGTAGCAGCGGGCGATCTGGTAGTACCGCTCCATCCCGGCCACCATCAGCAACTGCTTGAACAGCTGCGGGCTCTGCGGCAGGGCGTACCAGCTGCCCGGCGCCAGACGGGCCGGGACCAGGAAGTCGCGGGCCCCCTCCGGAGTGGAACGGGTCAGCGTGGGGGTCTCGATCTCCACGAAGTCACGCTCGGCCAGGACGGTGCGCGCGGCGGCGTTCACCTTGGAGCGCAACCGGATTGCGTCACCCTGCTCGGGCCGGCGCAGGTCGAGGTAGCGGTACTTCAGGCGGGCTTCCTCGCCGACGGTGACCCGCTCGTCGATCTGGAACGGCAGTGGCGCCGCGGCGCTGAGCACCTCGATCTCGTCGGCGACCACATCCACCTGCCCGGTGGGCAGGTCGGGGTTGATGTCCTTCTCGTCGCGCGGGGTCACCGTGCCGACGACCTTGATGCAGTACTCGTTGCGCAGGCCGTGCGCGGCGCCGGTGAGCACCTCGTCGCGGGCCACCACCTGCACGATGCCGCTGGCGTCGCGCAGGTCGAGGAAGGCCACGCCACCGTGGTCGCGGCGTCGGGCCACCCAACCGGTGAGCGTCACGGTGTTCCCGGCGTCAGCTGCTCGTAGCGTGCCGGCGTCATGGGTTCGAAGCATGATGTGCGTCCTTTCGGGTCGGTTCCCGGCAAGATCACTACGCACTTATGAGTACGGCGCCACCTTGTCGAGAAGGCAGCCCAGGAGGTGTGGGCGGGGGCTAAGTCGCGGTGCCACCACACCTTCGCCGAGGAGACCCCGGCCTCTCGTCGGTACGCCGCACGCGCGGTCCCGGCTTCCGGTGGGTCGTCACGCCACCACCAAGGACAGACCCATCGTACGGCGCGGCCCGGCTCTGAAGGAAACCGATATTCCCGCGGGCGAGCGGCGGTGACGTCCCCCTGCACGGCGATACGTGAAGGTCCT
The window above is part of the Branchiibius hedensis genome. Proteins encoded here:
- a CDS encoding replication-associated recombination protein A, giving the protein MSPTIVSVSGVVSGSGDDLFAAATSDDGLDLAAPLAVRMRPRSIEQVRGQEASLRPGSPLRRLIEGASGAAGPMSAILWGPPGTGKTTLAHLVALAADRKFVELSAINAGVKDVRAVIDAAKQDRALYGRATVLFLDEIHRFSKAQQDALLPAVENRLIILVAATTENPSFSVIAPLLSRSILVTVQPLSDEDIASVLQDALTDERGLAGEFTLADDAQAHLVRMAGGDARRALTALEAAAGAAAGEPQITAAHVEQAMQQAMVRYDRAGDQHYDVASALIKSMRGSDVDAALHYLARMLEAGEDPRFIARRIVIAASEDVGMADPTALQTAVAAMHAVAQIGMPEARIILAQAVVHNALAPKSNAAYAGINAAIADVRAGRGGAVPPHLRGSGYAGAERLGHGDGYRYSHDEPGGVGAQQYLPDDLVADADYYQPTDRGWENTLGPRWRNNRRRIHGETPPDDESSV
- a CDS encoding GNAT family N-acetyltransferase, translating into MGDIRSVASVQELLDLADDPFLRYDIGPDSTTALPAWSCGMASAYLRQPPHRRALSMNLQGPAVDAGPLIEALPDLLARAVAAHPGLAGLTLDAHLVEATRSRLGSAYPMQLMGAWSWLSTHHLVAIETPWYPAELDDLRDAAELIEFYRRANPAAESEPGEGASRYWLGMRDHGRLVGVGAVHLTPAGAPHLTGIAVDPADRGHGLGLAVTAALTNWAIHRYGVATLGVMTANHRAVSLYRGLGYRVAHHWQSFRLLPGAPVATMAEPAAVEILKDA
- a CDS encoding thioesterase family protein; translation: MTSEYDEATTFELTGNRATARLSSDWGIGNAVNGGIIMSLLAQVTSSVSRSAGGHGDVLGLSAVFLSPGADGAAEVSTDVLRNGRSMTTAQTLLSQEDERVRAFVTLGDIDRYAEPITLNPQPPAMPEPDACVRSSDAPPDALSQSGLLSRVDIRLDPACVGWAVGQPSGNGELRGWIRFADGREPDLHSLLLFLDAFPPVTFDLGAKGWVPTVQFSGYLHARPAPGWLQVRTRTTTVAGGLHEEDAQIWDSTGRLVAQSRQLASARF
- a CDS encoding HAD family hydrolase, coding for MSTSAGSIAAVLWDADGVLQHHRGDWVAKMRALGGDHLPEALWQAEGPALRGDEPFTDGIRRALATLQLSDHFTAIVDSWTHVDADPAAFALVDRVRAAGTLCALASNQHDERRRHMVEQMGYADHFDRLYFSSDLRVAKPEPEFFEAIAADLELPASDLLFIDDLEMNVQAAREVGLHAVRHDPDDGAEGLQRILTRYGVRLEPR
- the aspS gene encoding aspartate--tRNA ligase codes for the protein MLRTHDAGTLRAADAGNTVTLTGWVARRRDHGGVAFLDLRDASGIVQVVARDEVLTGAAHGLRNEYCIKVVGTVTPRDEKDINPDLPTGQVDVVADEIEVLSAAAPLPFQIDERVTVGEEARLKYRYLDLRRPEQGDAIRLRSKVNAAARTVLAERDFVEIETPTLTRSTPEGARDFLVPARLAPGSWYALPQSPQLFKQLLMVAGMERYYQIARCYRDEDFRADRQPEFTQLDIEMSFVEQSDIIELGEAIAKSLWAVIGVDIPTPFPQMTYADAMAKYGSDKPDLRFGNELTECTDLFKDTTFRVFQAPYVGAVVMPGGASQPRRTLDGWQDWAKQRGAKGLAYVLIQEDGELTGPVAKNLSDAEKAALPAHVGAKPGDCIFFAAGDVKSSRALLGAARLEIGKRCELIDEGAWSFLWVLDAPLFEPAADAVASGDVAVGAGAWTAVHHAFTMPKQEYLDTFDTDPGSALAYAYDMVCNGNEIGGGSIRIHRKDIQERVFKVMGLSEEEANEKFGFLLEAFQFGAPPHGGIAFGWDRICALLAGTDSIREVIAFPKSGGGYDPLTAAPAPITPQQRKEAGVDAKPEPKQA